In Babylonia areolata isolate BAREFJ2019XMU chromosome 10, ASM4173473v1, whole genome shotgun sequence, the following proteins share a genomic window:
- the LOC143286381 gene encoding uncharacterized protein LOC143286381, which produces MGADMGLTGEALARFVVDAAAKEEDRANREEERRYRRWRDHREDEHREEERRYREKRDEEDRQRFERKMELKQEEVEAQISQPFSLAPYDGKDDFDDFLTHFERVALLNKWKPSSWAARLVTLLQGRARDACLRVPPERLHDYESLKAALLREFRLDAHAYCKRFRLMRKLTEETFIQFLERLKVCLSRWCTAAGRDYDSAEDLRDLFLQEQFLTTLNPDLVSEVKREEPDRVEDVARITSKVVGARRAGRMAESEARASRKSRDHGLGSKPHAEQKAASLGQSSAALSDSSRGVESTRGVTCFLCGKLGHVAKECRQRKKVSLIAQPSFLQQGSHSPPPSLCVSCAAKQYSPRCEAVVNGFSVPALRDTGAHMVVVARHLVSPDSFTGATVRVVLAESRCTSVLPIARVDFQSPFVEGRLDVAVMEAPVEEVLIGNTAWREDGTSVPVPVYSDASLVGAAETRAQAAARAKGLSPLPAKDIQIHVSRQDLELQQDSDPDLCQARELAVSKAVKKTRSGEVMYFRKQGILMRRFKDHRGEATKICVPKELRSTVLLLAHEAPMSGHLGVKRTQGRVFPHFYWPGMCADIRRFVRSCDRCQKTVAKGRVPKVPLVKMPLISEPFSRVAVDIVGPISPSSESGNRYILTMVDYATRYPEAVALKHVSAGTVAEALFTMWIRTGVPAEVLTDRGSQFTGSVMQEVYRLLSVRGLTTTP; this is translated from the coding sequence ATGGGTGCTGACATGGGCTTGACTGGTGAGGCCCTTGCGCGGTTTGTGGTTGACGCTGCTGCTAAGGAGGAAGATCGCGCAAATAGGGAGGAAGAGCGCCGTTACAGGCGCTGGAGGGATCACAGGGAGGATGAACATAGGGAAGAGGAAAGACGGtatagggagaagagggatgaggaggatagGCAGCGTTTTGAAAGGAAAATGGAGTTAAAGCAAGAAGAGGTCGAGGCTCAAATAAGCCAACCGTTTTCCCTTGCTCCCTACGATGGGAAGGACGACTTCGACGATTTCCTGACCCATTTTGAGAGGGTAGCGCTTCTCAATAAGTGGAAGCCAAGTTCATGGGCAGCTCGCTTAGTAACCTTGTTACAAGGTCGAGCTAGGGACGCTTGTCTGCGAGTGCCTCCGGAGAGACTTCATGACTACGAGTCATTGAAAGCTGCTTTACTCCGCGAGTTTCGGCTAGATGCCCATGCGTATTGTAAGCGTTTCCGATTGATGCGGAAGCTTACAGAAGAGACCTTTATCCAATTTCTGGAAAGActtaaggtctgtctgtctcgctggtgCACAGCTGCTGGTCGCGATTACGACAGTGCAGAGGACCTAAGGGACTTGTTCCTTCAAGAACAGTTCCTGACTACCCTTAACCCTGACCTCGTCAGTGAGGTTAAGCGCGAAGAACCAGACAGGGTGGAGGATGTTGCACGCATTACCTCGAAGGTTGTCGGTGCCAGGAGAGCGGGACGGATGGCTGAGAGTGAAGCACGAGCTTCCAGGAAATCCAGGGATCATGGTCTTGGTTCCAAACCTCATGCAGAGCAAAAGGCCGCATCTCTTGGACAAAGTAGTGCCGCTCTTAGCGACAGCTCAAGGGGTGTCGAGAGCACTAGAGGAGTTACCTGTTTCCTCTGCGGGAAACTTGGACATGTGGCCAAAGAGTGCCGCCAGCGGAAGAAGGTTTCTCTTATTGCACAGCCGAGCTTTCTGCAGCAGGGTTCCcattccccacctccatctctttgCGTTTCCTGTGCGGCAAAGCAGTACTCACCACGATGTGAGGCTGTTGTCAACGGGTTTTCAGTCCCGGCTTTGCGAGACACTGGAGCTCACATGGTTGTCGTTGCACGCCATCTGGTCAGTCCAGATTCTTTCACTGGAGCGACTGTCCGTGTGGTGCTGGCCGAATCAAGGTGCACCTCTGTCCTACCCATCGCCAGGGTAGATTTCCAGTCTCCTTTCGTGGAAGGCAGGCTAGACGTGGCAGTAATGGAGGCTCCTGTGGAAGAGGTCCTTATTGGCAATACTGCCTGGCGCGAGGATGGCACTTCAGTGCCCGTGCCCGTTTACTCGGACGCCAGTCTTGTGGGTGCTGCTGAGACGCGGGCCCAAGCAGCTGCCAGGGCTAAAGGGTTATCTCCCTTGCCTGCCAAGGACATCCAGATCCATGTGTCTAGACAGGACCTAGAGCTTCAGCAGGATAGCGATCCTGACCTGTGTCAAGCTCGGGAGCTGGCTGTGTCTAAAGCAGTCAAAAAGACACGATCTGGAGAGGTCATGTACTTCAGGAAGCAGGGAATACTGATGCGGCGTTTCAAGGACCATCGGGGGGAAGCAACCAAAATCTGTGTTCCTAAGGAACTGCGTTCCACAGTGTTGCTTCTTGCCCATGAAGCCCCCATGTCTGGTCATCTTGGGGTTAAGCGCACACAGGGAAGAGTTTTCCCACatttctactggcctggcatgtgtgcTGACATTCGGCGTTTCGTCCGTTCTTGTGACAGATGCCAGAAGACGGTAGCTAAGGGTCGAGTCCCGAAAGTGCCACTCGTCAAGATGCCCCTCATTTCAGAGCCCTTCAGTCGAGTAGCTGTCGACATTGTAGGACCTATATCCCCTTCATCTGAGTCTGGCAACAGGTACATTTTAACAATGGTCGACTATGCGACCAGGTACCCAGAAGCTGTCGCTCTCAAACACGTTTCGGCTGGAACTGTGGCTGAGGCGTTGTTCACCATGTGGATACGTACAGGCGTTCCTGCTGAGGTCTTGACTGATCGTGGTTCTCAGTTCACAGGCAGTGTCATGCAGGAAGTCTATCGCCTTCTGTCTGTGCGGGGCTTGACCACAACCccctag